In one Pseudarthrobacter oxydans genomic region, the following are encoded:
- the guaB gene encoding IMP dehydrogenase produces the protein MTEPEHNPFGFIGLTYDDVLLLPGHTEVIPSEADTSSRISKRITVQTPLLSAAMDTVTESRMAIAMARQGGLGVVHRNLSIADQADQVDRVKRSESGMITNPLTIRPEATLRELDNLCAQYRVSGLPVVDEDNRLLGIVTNRDTRFVPESDFPLRLVSDVMTKMPLVTGHVGISREEASHKLATNKIEKLPLVDDQGRLKGLITTKDFTKAEQYPLATKDDEGRLRVGAAIGFFGDGWERAMALVDAGVDALFVDTANGHSQGVLDMIRRLKSDPVAAHVDIIGGQAATREGAQALIDAGADGIKVGVGPGSICTTRVVAGVGVPQITAIYESAKAAIPAGVPLIADGGLQYSGDIGKALVAGADTVMLGSLLAGCDESPGELIFVNGKQFKSYRGMGSLGAMQSRGKNTSYSKDRYFQADVSGDDKLIPEGIEGRVAYRGPLSSVAYQLVGGLRQTMFYTGAPTVAELKARGKFVRITPAGLKESHPHDIQMTVEAPNYGSR, from the coding sequence TCCGCGGCCATGGACACCGTCACCGAATCCCGCATGGCCATCGCCATGGCGCGGCAGGGCGGCCTGGGCGTGGTGCACCGGAACCTTTCCATCGCGGACCAGGCGGACCAGGTGGACCGGGTCAAGCGCAGCGAATCCGGCATGATCACCAACCCGCTCACCATCCGGCCCGAGGCAACCCTGCGCGAGCTGGACAACCTCTGCGCCCAGTACCGGGTCTCAGGCCTTCCCGTGGTGGATGAGGACAACCGCCTGCTGGGCATTGTCACCAACCGCGACACCCGCTTTGTCCCCGAGTCCGACTTTCCGCTCCGGCTGGTCAGCGACGTCATGACCAAGATGCCGCTAGTTACCGGACACGTGGGAATCAGCCGCGAGGAAGCCTCGCACAAGCTGGCCACCAACAAGATCGAGAAGCTGCCCCTGGTTGACGACCAGGGCCGGCTCAAAGGCCTCATCACCACCAAGGACTTCACCAAGGCGGAGCAGTACCCGCTGGCCACCAAGGACGACGAAGGCCGGCTCCGCGTGGGCGCCGCCATCGGCTTCTTCGGGGACGGCTGGGAGCGCGCCATGGCACTCGTGGACGCCGGCGTCGACGCCCTGTTCGTCGATACCGCCAACGGCCACTCCCAGGGCGTGCTGGACATGATCCGCAGGCTCAAATCCGATCCCGTTGCCGCGCACGTGGACATCATCGGCGGCCAGGCCGCCACCCGCGAAGGCGCCCAGGCGCTGATCGACGCCGGTGCCGACGGCATCAAGGTGGGCGTGGGGCCGGGCTCCATCTGCACCACCCGCGTGGTGGCCGGTGTTGGCGTCCCGCAGATCACCGCCATCTACGAGTCCGCCAAGGCCGCCATCCCGGCCGGCGTTCCGCTGATTGCCGACGGCGGCCTGCAGTACTCGGGCGACATCGGCAAGGCGCTGGTTGCCGGAGCCGACACCGTCATGCTCGGCTCCCTGCTCGCGGGCTGCGACGAGTCCCCGGGTGAACTGATCTTCGTCAACGGCAAGCAGTTCAAGTCCTACCGCGGCATGGGCTCGCTGGGCGCCATGCAGTCCCGCGGCAAGAACACGTCCTACTCCAAGGACCGCTACTTCCAGGCGGACGTCTCCGGTGATGACAAGCTCATCCCCGAGGGCATCGAAGGCCGGGTTGCCTACCGCGGTCCGTTGTCCTCCGTGGCCTACCAGCTGGTGGGCGGCCTCCGCCAGACCATGTTCTACACCGGTGCGCCCACCGTTGCCGAACTGAAGGCCCGCGGCAAGTTCGTCCGGATCACCCCGGCCGGCCTGAAGGAATCGCACCCGCACGATATCCAGATGACCGTCGAGGCGCCGAACTACGGCTCCCGCTAA